The Nitrospirota bacterium genome has a segment encoding these proteins:
- a CDS encoding carboxymuconolactone decarboxylase family protein, with amino-acid sequence MKTRGQIYKEMEEAFGLVPSFLKTIPDSTLENEWELFKKIQMEDGAIPNKYRELIGLGLSAVSKCRYCTLFHTEMAKLFGATDKEIEEAVHYAKSSAGWSAYLNGMQVDYEGFKDELRRAGEHVKGKMKKAA; translated from the coding sequence ATGAAGACCAGAGGACAGATATATAAAGAGATGGAAGAGGCGTTCGGGCTCGTCCCGAGTTTCCTCAAAACCATACCGGACTCGACGCTCGAGAATGAGTGGGAGCTTTTTAAGAAGATTCAGATGGAAGACGGCGCCATACCGAACAAATACCGCGAGCTTATCGGCCTGGGGCTTTCGGCTGTTTCCAAATGCCGTTACTGCACGCTCTTCCATACCGAGATGGCGAAGTTGTTCGGCGCTACTGACAAGGAGATCGAAGAAGCCGTACACTATGCCAAATCTAGTGCCGGCTGGAGCGCATACTTGAACGGCATGCAGGTTGACTATGAGGGATTCAAAGACGAACTGAGGCGTGCCGGAGAGCATGTAAAGGGAAAGATGAAGAAGGCCGCGTGA
- a CDS encoding ABC transporter permease translates to MKGILKIAYKLLVNDKGKFAALLVGITFAVFLMVMMTSMFAGILHRSSATVLNVGAKLWVMDPAVNTPANSIPMPDYILDAVRSMNGVKYAVPLYYGGALVKLRSGVYQSVTVLGLDDSSLYGRPELIEGDIDDIYAENAFVVVKDAEFRKLENPKVGTEFEINDHRGVIVGIAKVTTSGLFGVPTLYTTYNRAISYIPSMRFTAAFILVEPKSSDAVPYIKEQVTQLGYLALTKDEFIQKTSDFYKYQTGVGTNVLIMTVISFIVGLSISGQTFYTFILENLEKFGALKAIGAKGKELVFMILFQATFTSLTGYGLGIGLASLLITIAKLRLPSYAARVTYGNLGFAFVMVVIIAALSCYIGVRKVLRIEPFDIFRG, encoded by the coding sequence GTGAAAGGGATCCTCAAAATCGCGTATAAGCTGCTGGTGAATGACAAGGGCAAGTTCGCCGCCCTGCTCGTCGGCATAACTTTCGCGGTTTTTTTGATGGTCATGATGACCTCGATGTTCGCCGGCATCCTGCACCGGTCATCCGCCACGGTCCTCAACGTAGGCGCCAAGCTTTGGGTGATGGACCCGGCGGTCAATACCCCGGCGAACAGCATCCCGATGCCGGATTATATATTGGACGCGGTAAGGAGCATGAATGGCGTCAAGTACGCGGTACCGCTCTATTACGGCGGGGCGCTCGTGAAGCTGCGCAGCGGCGTCTATCAATCGGTGACGGTCCTCGGGCTGGACGACTCCAGCCTGTACGGCAGGCCTGAGCTCATCGAGGGAGATATCGATGATATCTATGCAGAAAATGCTTTTGTTGTGGTCAAGGATGCGGAATTTCGCAAGCTCGAAAATCCCAAGGTCGGGACCGAATTCGAGATAAACGATCACCGGGGAGTCATTGTCGGCATTGCAAAAGTCACTACCAGCGGCTTGTTTGGAGTGCCGACCCTCTACACGACCTATAACAGGGCCATCAGCTATATACCCTCCATGAGATTTACCGCCGCATTTATCCTGGTCGAGCCGAAGAGCAGCGACGCTGTGCCGTACATCAAGGAGCAGGTAACGCAGCTTGGATACCTGGCGCTGACGAAAGACGAGTTTATCCAGAAGACTTCCGATTTTTACAAATACCAGACGGGTGTGGGCACCAACGTGCTCATCATGACGGTGATAAGTTTTATCGTGGGTTTATCCATTTCAGGCCAGACCTTTTACACCTTCATCCTGGAGAACCTGGAAAAATTCGGCGCTTTAAAAGCGATCGGAGCGAAGGGGAAGGAACTCGTCTTTATGATCCTTTTCCAGGCGACATTTACGTCTCTTACCGGCTACGGCCTGGGCATTGGCCTCGCCTCCCTTCTGATCACAATCGCAAAACTCAGGCTGCCGAGCTACGCAGCCAGAGTAACCTATGGAAATCTCGGTTTTGCCTTTGTCATGGTCGTGATCATTGCCGCTCTGTCATGTTATATCGGCGTAAGAAAAGTGCTCAGGATAGAGCCGTTCGACATTTTCAGAGGATAA
- a CDS encoding biotin/lipoyl-binding protein — protein MRNKVIFIAAVIGLLIGIVASYISGIEKKPQPPAFNPASNPYAKGIYANGIVESYQHNGANINIYPEVPGTIKQILVSEGQSIKKDTPLILIDDSVQRATVEQQKAQIEFANASLKSSQDQLDKLRQSYALEPRSVSKNDLDNAENVVNMAKANIEVVRKQYELAQTLLSKYTIKAPMDGAILSINAAAGSYVSAQGSYDTYTQGFAPILVMGSSQAFIGVRCYIDEILVHRLPKASLMKATMFIRGTDISIPLEFVRVQPYVSPKIELSSQRTERVDVRVLPVIFRFKRQKDIDVYPGQLVDVYIGDKEKEAKGTGTLQ, from the coding sequence GTGAGGAATAAGGTGATATTCATCGCTGCGGTCATCGGTCTGCTGATCGGCATCGTGGCCTCCTACATATCCGGCATAGAAAAAAAGCCCCAGCCTCCGGCGTTCAATCCGGCTTCCAATCCCTACGCTAAAGGCATTTATGCCAATGGCATCGTTGAAAGTTATCAGCATAACGGTGCGAACATTAATATATATCCTGAGGTTCCCGGAACGATCAAACAAATCCTCGTTTCCGAGGGACAAAGCATAAAAAAAGATACTCCCCTGATCCTGATCGACGATTCTGTGCAGAGGGCAACGGTCGAGCAGCAGAAGGCGCAGATAGAGTTCGCGAACGCAAGTCTCAAAAGCTCCCAGGACCAGCTGGATAAACTAAGGCAATCATATGCGCTGGAGCCGAGATCCGTGAGCAAAAACGATCTGGATAATGCGGAAAACGTGGTCAACATGGCAAAAGCAAATATCGAAGTAGTGCGGAAACAGTACGAACTCGCCCAAACGCTGTTGTCCAAGTACACTATAAAAGCGCCCATGGATGGCGCGATCCTGTCGATCAATGCTGCGGCCGGCAGTTACGTATCTGCGCAGGGCTCGTACGATACTTATACGCAGGGATTTGCACCCATCCTGGTCATGGGCAGTTCGCAAGCCTTTATCGGGGTCAGATGTTATATCGACGAGATACTCGTGCACAGATTGCCGAAGGCATCGCTGATGAAAGCAACAATGTTCATACGGGGCACGGACATCAGCATTCCCTTGGAATTCGTGCGGGTACAGCCCTATGTATCGCCCAAGATCGAACTTTCAAGCCAAAGGACCGAACGGGTGGATGTCAGGGTATTGCCGGTGATATTCAGGTTCAAGAGGCAAAAAGACATTGATGTTTATCCAGGTCAGTTGGTGGACGTTTATATTGGAGATAAAGAGAAAGAGGCGAAAGGTACCGGCACTCTGCAATGA
- a CDS encoding SagB/ThcOx family dehydrogenase, with translation MNLTREQYRYFLKDTVRLTIDFSDTDQSRGKPAPPIQKPVPAGAKRFDLIPAHDWKGIGNVDMTTAIAERQSIRRFTAEPLTVDELSYLLWATQGVREVASPSTAFRTVPSAGCRHSFETYVCAMNIAGLEPAIYRYLPLQHQLVLVSRVPDIGPRIAQAALGQPFVGKSAATFVWTAVPYRMEWRYGLAAHKVIAIDIGHVCQNLYLACAAVGAGTCAVAAYHQAAMDELLGVDGEDEFALYLAPVGKVGS, from the coding sequence ATGAATCTGACTCGGGAACAGTACCGCTATTTTCTGAAAGATACCGTGAGGCTGACCATCGATTTCAGCGACACGGATCAGAGCAGGGGGAAACCCGCCCCGCCGATCCAAAAGCCCGTTCCTGCCGGAGCGAAGCGCTTTGATCTGATCCCCGCGCATGATTGGAAGGGCATCGGGAACGTGGACATGACCACGGCCATAGCGGAGCGGCAAAGCATCCGGAGATTCACTGCCGAACCGCTCACGGTCGATGAACTTTCCTATTTGCTTTGGGCGACCCAGGGGGTCAGGGAGGTGGCGTCGCCGTCGACCGCGTTTCGCACCGTGCCGTCAGCCGGCTGTCGCCACAGTTTCGAGACCTATGTGTGCGCGATGAACATCGCGGGCCTTGAACCGGCGATCTACCGGTACCTGCCCTTGCAGCATCAGCTTGTCCTGGTGTCGAGGGTTCCTGACATCGGACCGCGCATTGCGCAGGCCGCGCTGGGACAGCCCTTCGTCGGGAAATCTGCCGCCACATTCGTATGGACCGCGGTTCCCTATCGCATGGAATGGCGCTACGGTCTGGCCGCGCATAAGGTGATCGCGATCGACATCGGTCATGTATGCCAAAATCTGTATCTTGCGTGCGCTGCGGTCGGGGCGGGAACCTGCGCTGTTGCTGCGTATCATCAGGCGGCGATGGATGAGCTGCTGGGGGTTGACGGAGAGGACGAGTTCGCCCTCTATCTTGCTCCCGTGGGGAAGGTCGGGTCGTGA
- a CDS encoding L,D-transpeptidase family protein: protein METARLRRIYNKIGQFLIDPGDLYLVVSIETQTLLVCANSTIVERYNASTSRFGNGNRENSLKTPLGLHRIREKFGADAPAGRIFRDREDSGMDWDHHQTGDNLILTRILRLEGLEEGINRGAGVDSYERYIYIHGTGREDLIGTPLSHGCVCLRNHDIIRLFDMVKEGTLVYVDPPAIVINGRPCRSIHFTGIFGSGMSALAQYLRFQGIAVSGSDRFHGSEDTASIRRSLEGLGCAIVPQDGSGVREDIDVVCVSTAIEDSNPDIAASRSRGIPIIHRSDLLSAIIATKKTIAVAGTSGKSTVTAMIFEFLTACEKSPSLISGAGLRRLEKQGLLGNAYGGGSDLLVVEADESDGTLVKYCPETAVILNVSKDHKSTDEIAKLFETLALNAPWTASNADDPILASLPATVRFGRNGSSSWRPDHIQLLPTSVKLVKGGVEYDLPLPGEHNLENLCAALCVCEHLGCEPEALAEAVRNFEGVARRFSVTRTKENVSVVDDFAHNPAKIAAVVRASRGLSERLIAVYQPHGFGPTRFLKDEYIATFRTVFRRQDSLYLLPIYYAGGTAQKDISSEDIINGLGPVAFHAKALSNRDELLARLKADAKPEDCVLLMGARDPSLPALVRKVVEVFGGEMRKA from the coding sequence ATGGAAACTGCTCGATTACGCCGTATCTACAATAAAATAGGTCAGTTCCTGATCGACCCGGGAGACCTTTATCTCGTCGTGTCCATCGAGACGCAAACACTCCTCGTCTGCGCGAACAGCACCATCGTCGAGCGATACAACGCCTCCACGTCCCGCTTCGGGAACGGCAATCGGGAGAACTCGCTCAAAACGCCTCTCGGTCTCCATCGGATCAGGGAGAAGTTCGGAGCCGACGCTCCCGCTGGCCGCATTTTCAGGGACCGCGAAGATTCGGGCATGGACTGGGACCATCATCAAACCGGAGACAACCTCATCCTGACACGTATTCTCCGGCTCGAAGGCCTTGAGGAGGGGATCAACAGGGGCGCGGGCGTGGATTCCTACGAGCGTTACATCTACATACACGGCACCGGCCGGGAGGACCTGATCGGCACCCCCCTCTCGCACGGGTGCGTGTGCCTGCGTAATCACGACATCATTCGCCTGTTTGATATGGTCAAGGAAGGCACGCTCGTGTACGTCGATCCTCCAGCCATCGTTATCAACGGGCGCCCATGCCGCAGCATCCATTTTACCGGCATTTTCGGCAGCGGCATGAGCGCGCTGGCGCAGTACCTGCGCTTTCAGGGGATCGCGGTCTCCGGCTCCGATCGTTTCCATGGAAGCGAGGATACCGCCTCCATCCGGCGATCACTGGAAGGGCTCGGGTGCGCTATTGTTCCCCAGGACGGCTCGGGCGTGCGTGAGGATATTGATGTCGTCTGCGTCTCAACCGCAATCGAAGATTCGAATCCCGACATCGCCGCGAGCCGCAGCCGCGGCATTCCCATCATCCATCGCTCCGACCTTCTGAGCGCGATCATCGCGACAAAAAAGACGATCGCAGTCGCCGGCACGAGCGGCAAGTCCACGGTGACCGCAATGATATTCGAATTCCTGACGGCCTGCGAAAAATCGCCCTCCCTCATCAGCGGCGCCGGTTTGCGCAGGCTGGAGAAACAGGGGCTTCTCGGCAATGCCTATGGCGGCGGTTCCGATCTCCTGGTAGTGGAGGCGGACGAAAGCGACGGAACGCTCGTCAAATATTGTCCCGAGACCGCGGTCATCCTGAATGTTTCCAAGGACCACAAGAGCACTGATGAGATAGCAAAGCTTTTCGAGACGCTGGCTTTAAACGCACCCTGGACAGCTTCCAATGCCGACGATCCGATCCTCGCCTCCCTTCCCGCAACCGTGCGCTTCGGCCGGAATGGTTCGTCCTCGTGGCGGCCGGACCATATACAGCTCCTACCCACCTCGGTCAAGCTGGTCAAAGGCGGCGTTGAATATGATCTGCCGCTTCCCGGCGAGCATAATCTTGAGAACCTGTGCGCGGCGCTTTGCGTGTGCGAACATCTGGGATGCGAGCCGGAAGCGCTCGCTGAAGCGGTAAGGAATTTTGAGGGCGTGGCCCGGCGTTTTTCCGTGACCAGGACAAAAGAGAACGTCTCTGTGGTCGATGACTTTGCGCACAATCCGGCAAAGATAGCGGCCGTTGTCCGCGCCAGCCGGGGCCTTTCGGAGCGCCTCATTGCCGTATATCAGCCCCACGGGTTCGGTCCGACGCGGTTCTTAAAGGATGAATACATCGCGACCTTCCGGACCGTCTTCCGGCGGCAGGACTCGCTCTACCTCCTGCCGATCTATTATGCGGGAGGCACGGCACAAAAAGATATTTCCTCGGAAGATATCATCAATGGCCTTGGTCCCGTCGCATTCCATGCAAAAGCGCTGAGCAACCGCGATGAATTATTGGCCAGGTTAAAAGCCGATGCGAAACCGGAAGACTGCGTTCTTCTCATGGGAGCACGGGACCCGTCGCTGCCTGCTCTGGTGAGGAAGGTTGTGGAAGTGTTCGGCGGGGAAATGAGAAAGGCATAA
- a CDS encoding methyltransferase domain-containing protein gives MRSKYSAVAQSVSGKFSYPTGKEGAQLLGYDPALVNAAYPGLLESFCGVGNPFSLFPIQPGSIVLDVGCGAGFDLYIAARLTGPQGRVQGVDLTEAMVERARENLKKAGIEMAGVQQLESESLPFDDNTFDIVISNGVINLSPEKETLFREINRVLKPEGRLGFADVVLEQELPQGMAGSAEAWSQ, from the coding sequence GTGCGGAGCAAATATTCCGCGGTCGCTCAATCGGTCTCCGGGAAGTTCTCCTACCCCACGGGTAAGGAAGGCGCACAGCTGCTCGGCTATGATCCCGCGCTGGTCAACGCTGCCTATCCAGGCCTGCTCGAATCCTTTTGCGGCGTGGGCAATCCCTTTTCCCTGTTCCCGATCCAGCCCGGGTCGATCGTCCTCGATGTCGGATGCGGCGCGGGCTTTGACCTGTACATCGCGGCGCGATTGACCGGCCCCCAGGGAAGGGTGCAGGGGGTCGATCTGACCGAAGCCATGGTGGAGCGGGCGCGCGAGAACCTTAAGAAGGCAGGAATCGAGATGGCCGGGGTGCAGCAACTCGAGTCGGAGAGCCTGCCTTTCGACGATAACACCTTCGATATTGTCATCTCGAACGGCGTCATCAATCTCTCGCCGGAGAAGGAGACCCTGTTCCGCGAGATCAACCGGGTGCTGAAGCCGGAGGGCAGGCTCGGCTTCGCCGATGTGGTTCTGGAGCAGGAACTGCCCCAGGGCATGGCAGGCAGCGCTGAAGCGTGGTCGCAATGA
- a CDS encoding efflux transporter outer membrane subunit: MSLFCMLGCAVGPNFERPKPPSIERYTPEAGPAATIPADGKAQHFEQGARIVADWWRLFNSPQLDTVVKEAIANNQNLQAAQASLRQSQDILRAGYGIFYPQIDAGFDATRQKFSPAGVGGSAPSSIFNVFTLSATVGYALDVFGGERRAVESLRAQVDVQHYTVIGTYLALSGNIVNTVIAQAAYQEQITATEEIISFQRDQIKITDAQARAGLVPYANLLSLQSQLAALEATLPPLRQKLSQTEHLLASLVGRTPAEWISPQVDLADLTLPGELPITLPSELVRQRPDILAAEAQLHSASADIGVATASLFPSFTLNGAYGSESGATKDLLKSGSNVWSLGANVTAPLFHGGTLWYKRKAALEGYQQSLALYRQTVLSAFAQVADTLRALEHDAESVHAQSQALSTSEEALRLILANYQAGTATYVQVLIANGQYQQAKIGYLQSVAQRYQDTVALFVSLGGGWWNDEENAAGTVSKRN, translated from the coding sequence GTGTCTCTGTTCTGTATGCTCGGTTGTGCTGTGGGGCCGAATTTTGAGCGTCCCAAACCGCCGTCGATCGAGCGCTACACCCCTGAAGCAGGGCCAGCCGCGACGATACCTGCAGACGGCAAGGCGCAGCACTTTGAACAGGGTGCCAGGATCGTTGCCGACTGGTGGCGTCTTTTCAACTCTCCCCAGCTCGACACCGTCGTCAAAGAGGCCATCGCGAACAATCAGAACCTGCAGGCGGCGCAGGCCAGTCTGCGCCAAAGCCAGGATATTCTCCGCGCCGGCTATGGCATTTTCTACCCGCAGATCGATGCCGGTTTTGACGCGACACGCCAGAAGTTCTCCCCGGCCGGCGTCGGTGGCAGTGCCCCGAGCAGCATCTTTAATGTGTTCACCCTTTCGGCGACAGTCGGCTATGCCCTCGATGTCTTCGGTGGCGAGCGCCGTGCCGTGGAAAGCCTGCGGGCCCAGGTCGACGTTCAACACTACACGGTCATCGGAACGTACCTTGCGTTGTCTGGCAATATTGTCAACACTGTCATCGCCCAGGCAGCCTACCAGGAACAGATCACGGCAACCGAGGAGATCATCAGCTTCCAACGGGATCAAATAAAGATCACCGACGCGCAGGCACGAGCCGGGCTAGTCCCCTACGCGAACCTGCTCAGCCTCCAAAGCCAGCTGGCCGCCCTCGAGGCAACGCTCCCTCCGCTCCGGCAAAAGCTCAGCCAGACCGAGCACCTGCTTGCCTCCCTGGTAGGCCGCACACCAGCTGAATGGATTTCGCCTCAAGTCGATCTGGCAGACCTCACGCTTCCCGGCGAACTGCCGATAACGCTGCCTTCCGAACTGGTGCGCCAGCGTCCCGATATTCTTGCGGCTGAAGCCCAGCTGCATAGCGCAAGCGCCGACATTGGAGTTGCCACAGCATCGTTATTCCCGAGCTTCACGCTGAACGGCGCCTACGGCTCGGAGAGCGGTGCTACGAAGGACCTCTTGAAAAGCGGCAGCAATGTCTGGAGCCTGGGCGCGAACGTCACTGCGCCGCTGTTCCATGGCGGGACGCTGTGGTACAAGCGCAAGGCTGCCCTCGAAGGCTACCAGCAGTCCCTGGCCTTGTATCGCCAGACCGTCCTCAGCGCCTTTGCCCAGGTCGCCGATACTTTGCGTGCGCTGGAACATGACGCCGAGTCGGTGCATGCCCAGTCCCAGGCGCTCAGTACGTCGGAGGAAGCGCTGCGGCTGATCTTGGCAAATTACCAGGCAGGCACGGCCACCTATGTTCAGGTCCTCATCGCGAACGGCCAATACCAACAGGCGAAGATCGGTTATCTCCAGTCAGTAGCCCAGCGCTATCAGGATACGGTAGCCCTTTTTGTCAGTTTGGGCGGCGGTTGGTGGAATGATGAAGAAAATGCCGCAGGCACCGTATCGAAAAGAAACTAG
- a CDS encoding ABC transporter ATP-binding protein: protein MARLAVKADELIKWFGEGETKTYAVRGVSFEAGFGEMFYIEGPSGSGKTTLLSLISGILRPNSGSVVVEDKDIWNMTSDQIADFRLNKVGFVFQDYHLFPRLTTVENVAIPLILKRHDWNESINRAMEYLEIVGIKDRAFLQPVKLSGGEQQRVAIARAIASSPDILVFDEPTASLDGDTGRRIVDFVKKNVLNENRCIIIVTHDSRIFEYADRIMKMEDGRIIGIEKGGPREE from the coding sequence ATGGCCAGGCTGGCGGTAAAAGCTGACGAACTGATCAAATGGTTCGGCGAAGGGGAAACAAAAACGTATGCCGTGCGGGGCGTCAGTTTTGAAGCCGGCTTTGGGGAGATGTTTTACATTGAGGGCCCCTCAGGGAGCGGTAAAACAACCTTGCTCAGTTTGATCTCGGGAATTCTCAGGCCGAATTCGGGCTCGGTGGTGGTCGAGGACAAGGATATCTGGAACATGACGAGCGACCAGATCGCCGATTTCAGGTTGAACAAGGTTGGATTCGTGTTTCAGGATTACCACCTCTTTCCGCGGCTGACAACGGTCGAAAACGTGGCAATCCCTCTTATTCTGAAACGGCATGACTGGAATGAATCCATAAACAGGGCCATGGAGTATCTTGAAATAGTAGGGATCAAAGATCGTGCATTTCTCCAGCCGGTCAAATTGAGCGGCGGTGAGCAGCAACGGGTGGCGATTGCACGAGCGATCGCAAGCAGCCCCGATATCCTGGTATTCGACGAGCCGACCGCATCGCTGGACGGCGACACGGGGAGAAGAATCGTGGATTTCGTCAAGAAAAATGTCCTGAACGAGAACCGGTGCATCATCATCGTTACCCACGACAGCAGAATATTTGAATACGCAGACAGGATCATGAAAATGGAGGATGGCAGGATCATTGGCATCGAAAAAGGAGGTCCCCGTGAGGAATAA
- a CDS encoding universal stress protein has product MPQRSILVADDIENQTDSGKRRSQAIGSAASFLAQRLKTGIDLLYSEDLKAYPSGKPGSFRFPAWHSAHQQRLEALGRQFAVPVSCSLKSGSPAEQILKVLRSRSAPELVVVGTQGRRGVKRLLLGSVAEEVIRHSRRPVMVIGPTAQEMGRDISGQKQQKILVPTDLGKNSRAAERYALSLAKRMGASVTLFHCLWDSIYAIMVNTAYSGMAAFNIGEIIAESRDDAVDAMKRKAGFFQKHGVPCGYKVEDKALTSLCAVSQECESGYSLVVMGTHGRNAMLNAFFGSTARETILKAAVPVIVVHSGR; this is encoded by the coding sequence ATGCCGCAACGCTCGATTTTAGTTGCTGACGACATTGAAAATCAGACCGACTCCGGCAAAAGACGTTCCCAGGCAATAGGGAGCGCTGCTTCATTTTTGGCTCAACGGCTCAAAACCGGCATCGATTTGCTGTATTCAGAAGACCTGAAAGCTTATCCATCGGGCAAACCCGGTTCATTCCGATTCCCGGCATGGCACTCTGCTCATCAGCAAAGACTCGAGGCGCTTGGCAGGCAATTTGCCGTACCGGTTTCCTGTTCCCTAAAAAGCGGTTCTCCAGCGGAACAGATCCTGAAAGTATTACGTTCCAGGTCAGCCCCGGAGCTTGTCGTCGTGGGAACGCAGGGCCGGAGAGGAGTGAAACGTTTGCTTCTCGGAAGTGTTGCGGAAGAAGTGATCCGCCACTCCAGACGTCCGGTAATGGTGATCGGACCAACAGCACAGGAAATGGGCCGGGATATCTCGGGTCAGAAGCAGCAAAAGATACTCGTGCCGACCGATCTCGGGAAAAACAGCAGGGCAGCCGAGCGATATGCGCTCTCTCTTGCAAAACGCATGGGAGCGAGTGTGACCCTCTTTCATTGCCTGTGGGACAGTATCTATGCAATCATGGTCAACACCGCATACTCCGGGATGGCCGCATTCAATATCGGTGAGATCATCGCCGAGTCACGGGATGATGCCGTTGATGCCATGAAACGGAAAGCCGGCTTCTTTCAGAAACACGGCGTGCCCTGTGGCTACAAAGTGGAAGATAAGGCGCTGACATCCCTGTGCGCGGTGTCTCAGGAATGTGAAAGCGGCTATTCGCTCGTGGTCATGGGAACTCACGGCAGAAACGCAATGCTCAATGCCTTTTTCGGCAGCACCGCGCGGGAAACGATCCTGAAGGCAGCGGTCCCCGTGATCGTTGTGCATTCGGGCAGATAA
- a CDS encoding ATP-binding protein: MGNKLLAHKRLLIAMAGLPGTGKSSIARQLATRLHALVLSKDEIRAELFSNEQIDFSREQDDLCMMVVYLIAGYLLRANPEQTIVIDGRTFSQSYQTEQLLSRAESFEVKPVIIECVCDDAVARQRLENDRRAGAHPAANRTYKLYLDLRDKAEPINADRLLVDTGKESLKNSVDRCIAYLKNER, encoded by the coding sequence ATGGGGAATAAACTTTTAGCACATAAAAGATTGTTGATCGCCATGGCGGGATTGCCTGGAACAGGGAAGAGCTCCATTGCCCGGCAGCTCGCAACAAGACTGCACGCACTGGTCCTGAGCAAGGACGAAATCCGCGCAGAGTTGTTTTCAAATGAGCAGATCGATTTTTCCCGCGAGCAGGATGATCTCTGCATGATGGTCGTTTATCTCATAGCAGGATATCTGCTGAGAGCAAACCCGGAACAAACCATTGTTATTGACGGGAGAACATTCTCTCAATCGTACCAGACGGAACAGCTCCTGTCACGGGCCGAATCATTCGAGGTAAAACCTGTCATCATTGAATGCGTCTGTGATGACGCCGTTGCCAGACAAAGGCTCGAGAACGATCGACGTGCGGGCGCGCATCCTGCCGCCAACAGAACGTACAAATTATATTTAGATCTGAGAGATAAAGCGGAACCGATCAATGCCGATCGTCTGCTCGTTGATACCGGCAAGGAGTCTTTAAAAAATTCTGTCGACCGCTGCATAGCGTATTTGAAAAACGAGAGGTGA